A stretch of Clostridium sp. BJN0001 DNA encodes these proteins:
- the ilvN gene encoding acetolactate synthase small subunit: MINKDFYLIELIVQNHSGVMSHITGLFTRRAFNLEGILCARIGDGSTSKIYLLVKNDFILEQIIKQLEKLYDVLEVKLHQDFNYSIFGNLEDVLKIK, from the coding sequence GTGATTAATAAAGATTTTTATCTTATTGAACTTATAGTTCAAAATCATTCAGGCGTAATGAGTCATATTACTGGCCTTTTTACGAGACGTGCATTTAATCTTGAAGGAATACTCTGTGCTAGAATTGGAGATGGTTCAACAAGTAAAATTTATCTTCTTGTAAAAAATGATTTTATACTTGAACAGATTATAAAGCAGCTTGAAAAATTATACGACGTTTTAGAAGTTAAGCTTCATCAGGATTTTAATTATTCAATATTTGGGAATCTTGAGGATGTTCTTAAAATTAAATAG
- a CDS encoding anti-sigma factor domain-containing protein: MNKGVVMELHKNYAIILNSDGHLEKIALKKDMGVGQKIFYLDEDKIKSSNIIKHDFHSNKFMFMKAFGSIAAIFLIAFTFLFGLGINSNKVYAVVSLDINPSIQIEADNNQIIIKAEGKNDDGKNLDLEDIIGDNINVGIEKIKDKLSKKDYLEKNKEVLIAFALTKGISDDSYKDAVETAVKDAFKDENITFVKANKEDIKAASDKGISLGRYKAFVVADDDTKENIDSVSVTNITAIIKEKENCIYWKAQDIAPEENEDIEDTSSVDLSQSAKDDTKESANNNAVTNNNNSTDSKNINSGVTSNNNTTTNEEKTKFNTENTEDTENKPTDKNNQTSNSNDNNDQTQDQNIPSEDIKPLVPSDTNSLDKKN; encoded by the coding sequence ATGAATAAAGGTGTCGTAATGGAACTCCACAAAAACTATGCTATTATATTAAACAGTGATGGACATCTTGAAAAAATAGCTTTGAAAAAAGATATGGGAGTTGGTCAGAAAATCTTTTATTTAGATGAAGATAAAATAAAATCGTCTAATATAATAAAACATGATTTTCATTCTAACAAATTTATGTTTATGAAAGCATTTGGATCTATAGCGGCAATATTTTTAATAGCATTTACTTTCTTATTCGGATTAGGCATAAATTCTAATAAAGTTTATGCAGTAGTTAGTCTTGACATAAATCCAAGCATTCAAATCGAAGCAGATAATAATCAAATTATTATAAAAGCTGAAGGTAAAAATGATGATGGTAAGAATTTGGATTTAGAAGATATTATAGGAGACAATATTAACGTAGGCATTGAAAAGATTAAAGATAAACTTTCAAAAAAAGATTATTTAGAAAAAAATAAAGAAGTATTAATTGCTTTTGCTCTTACTAAAGGTATTTCCGATGACTCTTATAAAGATGCAGTTGAAACTGCTGTAAAAGATGCTTTTAAAGATGAAAATATTACATTTGTAAAAGCTAATAAAGAAGATATAAAAGCAGCTAGTGATAAAGGTATAAGTCTTGGAAGATATAAAGCATTTGTAGTTGCAGATGATGATACAAAGGAAAATATAGATTCTGTATCAGTTACAAATATAACTGCAATAATAAAAGAGAAAGAAAACTGTATTTATTGGAAAGCTCAAGATATAGCACCAGAAGAAAATGAAGATATTGAAGACACTTCTTCTGTAGATCTCTCTCAATCTGCGAAAGACGATACTAAAGAATCAGCAAATAATAATGCAGTTACAAATAACAATAATTCAACTGATTCTAAAAATATAAATAGTGGTGTTACTAGTAATAATAACACTACTACTAATGAAGAAAAAACTAAATTTAATACTGAAAATACTGAAGATACTGAAAACAAACCAACAGATAAAAATAATCAGACAAGCAATTCAAATGATAATAATGATCAAACTCAAGATCAAAATATACCTAGTGAAGATATTAAGCCTCTAGTACCTTCAGATACTAATAGCTTAGATAAAAAAAATTAG
- a CDS encoding DEAD/DEAH box helicase: MDEINNFLDFNFDEYIIDFLKNNNIKVPTKIQSLVIPKALENKDIVAESVTGSGKTFAYLLPILKKIDKTKKEMQCLILTPTHELAMQITNITRELIKNSPYDISCEPIIGDVNINNQIKKLKQKPQIIIGTTGRILDLIKKKKISAYTIKTIVLDECDNLLNPKRAAVSKNIIKSTMRDRQLMAFSASIPNSIIEDLKKIMKEPVILKTNNNITVNPDIEHIYFVCDRRDKFEVLRKVLSSINVKKSIVFVNNKEDLKLIEEKLNFHKKNAFDLSSSISKEEREKAINMFLSDKINVLVSSDIGARGLDIENISCVFNLDLPLNADDYLHRCGRCGRNNKKGTSISIVTNKELNIIKKYEKTFNIKFVEKKIYKGIIS, encoded by the coding sequence ATGGATGAAATAAATAATTTTTTAGACTTTAATTTTGATGAATATATTATTGATTTTTTAAAAAATAATAATATTAAAGTTCCAACTAAAATACAGTCTTTAGTAATTCCTAAAGCATTAGAAAATAAAGATATAGTAGCTGAATCTGTTACTGGAAGTGGAAAAACATTTGCATATCTTCTTCCAATTTTAAAAAAGATCGATAAAACAAAAAAAGAAATGCAGTGTTTAATTTTAACTCCTACCCATGAACTTGCAATGCAGATAACTAATATTACAAGAGAATTAATAAAAAATTCTCCATATGATATATCATGTGAACCTATTATTGGTGATGTGAATATAAATAACCAAATTAAAAAGCTAAAGCAAAAGCCTCAAATAATAATAGGAACAACTGGAAGGATACTTGATTTAATTAAAAAGAAAAAGATATCTGCATACACTATAAAAACAATAGTACTTGATGAATGTGATAATCTTTTGAATCCTAAAAGAGCAGCAGTTTCTAAAAACATAATAAAATCTACTATGAGAGACAGACAGCTTATGGCGTTTTCAGCTTCAATTCCAAATAGTATAATTGAAGATCTTAAAAAAATAATGAAGGAACCAGTAATATTAAAAACTAATAATAATATAACTGTTAATCCTGATATTGAGCATATCTATTTTGTATGTGATAGAAGAGATAAATTCGAAGTATTAAGAAAAGTTCTTTCAAGTATAAACGTTAAAAAATCTATTGTTTTTGTAAACAACAAAGAAGATTTGAAACTTATAGAAGAAAAATTGAACTTTCATAAAAAGAATGCTTTTGATTTATCGTCTTCAATATCAAAAGAAGAAAGAGAAAAAGCAATTAATATGTTTTTATCAGATAAAATCAATGTGCTTGTTTCTTCAGATATTGGAGCAAGAGGACTTGATATTGAAAATATATCATGTGTATTTAATCTTGATCTTCCGCTTAATGCTGATGATTATCTTCACAGATGTGGAAGATGCGGAAGAAACAATAAAAAAGGAACCTCTATTTCAATAGTTACAAATAAAGAATTAAATATAATAAAGAAATATGAAAAAACTTTTAACATAAAATTTGTGGAGAAGAAGATCTATAAAGGAATTATATCTTAA
- the ilvB gene encoding biosynthetic-type acetolactate synthase large subunit — protein sequence MKFSGAEIVIKLLEMHNIKFISGIPGGFNLPLYDALYKSSITHILARSEQGAAFIAQGISRTSKIPGVCFATSGPGATNLITAIADAKLDSIPLIAITGQVPLSAIGTDAFQEVDTYGLTIPITKHNFLIRDISELIPAVNNAFKIAMEGRKGPVVIDIPKNIQTEIIDIDIKEFSKTYISENEQQVSAIENYTLNYIADLINNSKRPIIYAGGGIISSNSSKKLYEVSNKGNIPVSLSLMGLGAFPADNTLYLGMLGMHGAPYTNYLLFESDLIIALGVRFDDRATGNIKKFCPKASIIQVDIDPAEIDKVRKCNVSISCDVHEFLNNILPLIKKQKREDWILRINSYKKNYPLKKFESIFHPSNIISYVSENVPSNTVITTDVGQHQMWVAQRYLFKEPNTFLSSGGLGTMGFGLPAAIGAAIEDKNKKVICFSGDGSILMNIQELATLSELDLDVKVIIFNNHRLGLVHQQQDLFFKKHFIASSFIKNPDFETIGKGFFINSVTLNNEADPIKKLKEILKSKKPYLINIEIDENENIYPMVKPGSSNLNMIGCDIGD from the coding sequence TTGAAATTTAGTGGGGCAGAAATTGTAATTAAACTACTAGAAATGCATAATATAAAATTTATTTCAGGAATACCAGGTGGATTTAATCTTCCACTATATGATGCATTATACAAAAGCAGTATAACTCATATTCTTGCACGAAGTGAACAAGGAGCTGCATTTATAGCTCAAGGTATTTCAAGAACTTCTAAAATTCCAGGAGTATGCTTTGCAACATCAGGACCTGGGGCAACAAATCTTATTACAGCAATAGCAGATGCAAAGCTTGATTCTATACCACTTATTGCAATAACAGGTCAAGTTCCTTTATCTGCAATCGGAACGGATGCTTTTCAAGAAGTAGATACGTATGGGCTTACAATTCCAATTACAAAGCATAATTTTTTAATTAGAGATATAAGCGAATTAATTCCTGCAGTGAATAATGCCTTTAAGATTGCAATGGAAGGTAGAAAAGGTCCTGTAGTTATTGATATTCCCAAAAATATTCAAACTGAAATTATAGATATAGATATAAAAGAATTTTCTAAAACCTATATATCAGAAAATGAACAACAAGTTTCTGCAATAGAAAATTATACTTTAAATTATATAGCGGATCTTATAAACAATTCAAAAAGACCAATTATATATGCAGGAGGCGGTATTATATCATCTAATTCCTCTAAGAAGCTTTATGAAGTTTCAAATAAAGGAAATATTCCTGTATCATTGAGTCTTATGGGACTTGGAGCTTTCCCAGCTGATAATACTTTATATTTAGGTATGCTTGGAATGCATGGTGCGCCTTATACTAATTATCTTCTTTTTGAATCAGATCTTATTATTGCACTTGGAGTAAGATTTGACGACAGAGCAACAGGAAATATAAAAAAATTCTGTCCAAAAGCTTCGATTATTCAAGTGGACATAGATCCTGCAGAAATTGACAAAGTAAGAAAGTGTAATGTTTCTATATCATGTGATGTACATGAGTTTTTAAATAATATTCTTCCTCTTATAAAAAAGCAGAAACGAGAAGACTGGATTTTAAGGATAAACAGCTATAAAAAGAATTATCCTCTTAAAAAATTTGAAAGTATTTTTCATCCATCAAATATAATTTCATATGTTTCAGAAAATGTGCCTTCAAATACAGTAATTACAACAGACGTAGGACAACATCAGATGTGGGTTGCTCAAAGATATCTTTTTAAAGAGCCTAATACTTTTTTATCGTCTGGAGGTCTTGGAACAATGGGATTTGGTCTCCCAGCTGCAATTGGGGCTGCAATTGAAGATAAAAATAAAAAAGTTATCTGTTTTTCTGGAGATGGATCAATTTTAATGAATATTCAAGAACTTGCAACATTAAGTGAATTAGATCTTGATGTAAAAGTAATAATTTTTAATAATCACAGACTAGGTCTAGTTCATCAGCAGCAGGATTTATTCTTTAAAAAACACTTTATTGCTTCTTCTTTTATAAAAAATCCTGATTTTGAAACTATAGGAAAAGGATTTTTTATAAATTCAGTTACTTTAAATAATGAAGCTGATCCTATTAAAAAATTAAAAGAAATTTTAAAGTCTAAAAAACCCTATCTTATAAATATAGAAATAGATGAAAATGAGAATATATATCCAATGGTTAAGCCAGGCAGTTCAAATTTAAATATGATAGGATGTGATATAGGTGATTAA
- the leuA gene encoding 2-isopropylmalate synthase has translation MLNYKKYKRFKTINFKERTWPNNEITKAPIWCSVDLRDGNQALINPMTVDEKMEFFNLLVKLGFKEIEIGFPSASQIEYDFLRKLIDEKRVPSDVTLQVLTQARPHLIKKTFESLKGLDKAIVHIYNSTSVLQRDVVFNMSKDEIKNMAVEGTKLVKEYSKDFKGKISLEYSPESFTGTEVDYALEVCEAVLDTWEASKNKKVIINLPATVEMDTPNVFADQIEWMSTHFKDRESVILSVHPHNDRGTGVADSELALLAGADRVEGTLFGNGERTGNVDLLTIAYNMFSHGVNPMLNLENINEIINVYERCVKIPVHVRHPYAGNLVFTAFSGSHQDAINKGMRKYEERHGNYWEVPYLPIDPRDLGREYEALVRINSQSGKGGISFVMDHCYGYKLPKVMQGEFAKVIQQKSEKEGEISPDEIMDTFKDEYLDITKPFKLVSVSFADLDTNSDEDSTLVNGVIEANGNEEIIKAVGNGPIDAFKKAIGKSVMIDTKIIDYTEHALSTGSEAKAASYVYMQRNDNNEKTYGVGVDSNITKASIKAIMSAINRLYK, from the coding sequence ATGTTAAATTATAAAAAATATAAAAGATTCAAAACTATTAATTTCAAGGAAAGAACTTGGCCAAATAATGAAATTACTAAAGCACCAATATGGTGTAGTGTCGATTTAAGAGATGGTAATCAAGCTTTGATAAATCCTATGACAGTTGACGAAAAAATGGAATTCTTTAATTTACTTGTAAAACTTGGTTTTAAAGAGATAGAAATTGGATTTCCATCAGCTTCACAGATTGAATATGATTTTCTAAGAAAACTTATAGATGAGAAGAGAGTTCCATCTGATGTTACTCTTCAGGTATTAACTCAAGCTAGACCTCATCTTATAAAGAAAACATTTGAATCTCTTAAAGGTCTTGATAAAGCTATTGTTCATATATACAATTCAACATCAGTTCTTCAAAGAGACGTTGTTTTTAATATGAGTAAAGATGAAATCAAAAATATGGCAGTAGAGGGAACAAAACTCGTAAAGGAATATTCTAAAGATTTTAAGGGCAAAATTTCACTTGAATATTCACCAGAGAGTTTTACAGGAACAGAAGTAGATTATGCTCTTGAAGTATGTGAAGCAGTTCTTGATACGTGGGAAGCATCTAAAAATAAAAAGGTTATTATAAACCTTCCTGCAACAGTAGAAATGGATACTCCAAATGTATTTGCAGACCAAATAGAGTGGATGAGTACTCATTTTAAAGACAGAGAAAGTGTTATTTTAAGTGTTCATCCTCATAATGATAGAGGTACAGGAGTTGCCGATTCAGAACTTGCGCTTTTAGCAGGTGCAGATAGAGTTGAAGGTACACTTTTTGGTAATGGTGAAAGAACTGGTAATGTTGATTTATTAACTATTGCATATAATATGTTCTCACATGGTGTAAATCCTATGCTTAATCTTGAAAATATTAATGAAATAATTAATGTTTATGAAAGATGTGTAAAAATTCCTGTTCATGTTCGTCATCCTTATGCTGGGAACCTTGTATTTACAGCATTTTCAGGTTCTCATCAAGATGCTATAAATAAAGGAATGAGAAAATATGAGGAAAGACATGGAAACTACTGGGAAGTACCTTATCTTCCCATAGATCCAAGAGATTTAGGCCGTGAGTATGAAGCTCTTGTAAGAATTAATTCTCAATCAGGAAAAGGTGGAATATCATTTGTTATGGATCATTGCTATGGATATAAACTTCCAAAAGTTATGCAAGGAGAATTTGCAAAAGTTATTCAACAAAAATCAGAAAAAGAAGGAGAAATATCTCCTGATGAAATTATGGATACATTTAAAGATGAATATTTAGATATAACTAAACCATTTAAACTTGTAAGTGTAAGTTTTGCTGATTTAGATACAAATTCTGATGAAGACAGTACATTAGTTAATGGAGTTATAGAAGCAAATGGAAATGAAGAAATAATTAAAGCTGTTGGAAATGGTCCTATAGATGCATTTAAGAAAGCTATAGGAAAAAGTGTAATGATTGATACAAAGATTATAGATTATACAGAGCATGCATTAAGTACAGGTTCAGAAGCAAAAGCTGCTTCATATGTTTATATGCAGAGAAATGATAATAATGAAAAAACATATGGTGTAGGAGTTGATAGTAATATTACAAAAGCTTCAATAAAAGCTATAATGAGTGCAATTAATAGATTATATAAATAG
- a CDS encoding J domain-containing protein: MNPYEILNLENDADEEQIKERYKNLLDEYNDNKENFTLEYLENLNFAYDALITKNIYTEIRKLIENKNFPMAESKLNLVDDKDNAEWNYLKGFVSVNRGWFETAVNYLNKAIELDPENAEYIESLNTLKSRIMQYALNYTKFNTKQQSNMNPCSGGNNNQGMC, from the coding sequence TTGAACCCTTATGAAATATTAAATTTAGAAAATGATGCAGATGAAGAGCAGATAAAAGAACGTTACAAAAATTTACTTGATGAATATAATGATAATAAAGAAAACTTTACTTTAGAATATCTTGAGAATTTAAATTTTGCATATGATGCTTTAATTACTAAGAATATTTACACAGAAATAAGAAAACTGATTGAAAACAAAAATTTTCCAATGGCTGAATCAAAATTAAATTTGGTTGATGATAAAGATAATGCCGAATGGAATTATTTAAAAGGATTTGTGTCTGTAAATAGAGGATGGTTTGAAACCGCTGTAAATTATTTAAACAAAGCAATAGAATTAGATCCAGAAAATGCGGAATATATAGAAAGTTTAAATACATTAAAATCTAGAATTATGCAGTATGCCCTAAATTATACAAAATTTAACACAAAACAGCAAAGTAACATGAATCCTTGCTCTGGAGGAAATAATAATCAAGGAATGTGTTAA
- a CDS encoding methionyl aminopeptidase, whose product MSLDRNAKCWCKSGLKYKRCHLEFDQKIEKYKSEGHIVPSRDIIKNKKDIEGIRKSGKVNNGVLDLIASQIKEGMSTQDIDDMVYKYTIEHGGIPAPLNFEGFPKSVCTSINNQVCHGIPDKDVILENGDIINVDVSTILNGYYSDASRMFIIGETSENAKKLVRVAKECMQLGIDAIKPWGFLGDIGEACNRHAKENGYSVVVALGGHGVGNEFHEEPFVPHVGEKGTDMLLVPGMVLTVEPMINEGTSEVFVDEDNDWTIYTDDNKLSAQWEHTILITEDGIEILAE is encoded by the coding sequence ATGTCGTTAGATAGAAATGCAAAATGCTGGTGCAAAAGTGGATTAAAGTATAAAAGATGTCATCTTGAATTTGATCAAAAGATAGAAAAATATAAATCAGAAGGTCATATAGTACCATCAAGAGATATCATAAAAAATAAAAAAGATATTGAAGGAATAAGAAAAAGCGGAAAAGTAAATAATGGAGTATTAGATCTTATTGCATCCCAAATAAAAGAAGGAATGAGTACTCAAGATATTGATGATATGGTATATAAATATACAATAGAACATGGAGGGATACCTGCTCCTCTTAATTTTGAAGGCTTTCCTAAAAGTGTATGCACATCAATAAATAATCAAGTGTGTCATGGAATCCCTGATAAAGATGTTATTCTAGAAAATGGAGATATAATTAATGTAGATGTATCTACAATATTAAATGGATATTATTCAGATGCATCTAGAATGTTTATTATAGGTGAAACCTCTGAAAATGCTAAAAAGCTTGTTAGAGTTGCAAAAGAATGTATGCAACTTGGAATAGATGCTATTAAACCATGGGGATTTTTAGGAGATATTGGAGAAGCATGTAATAGACATGCAAAAGAAAATGGATATTCAGTAGTAGTGGCCCTTGGAGGTCATGGAGTTGGTAATGAATTTCATGAAGAACCTTTTGTACCTCATGTAGGTGAAAAAGGTACAGATATGCTTTTAGTTCCTGGGATGGTACTTACAGTTGAGCCTATGATAAATGAAGGAACTTCTGAAGTTTTTGTAGATGAAGATAATGATTGGACTATATATACAGATGATAATAAACTCTCTGCTCAGTGGGAACATACAATTCTTATAACAGAAGATGGAATAGAAATTCTAGCAGAATAA
- a CDS encoding leucine-rich repeat domain-containing protein, which produces MFIKNHKLAVIIFAFTIFLSVPHIVYASAKVDGQAETEEENFKAEDNWLTEEVGRQLNKRYDELTKDDFLKITKIDLKNERLKSHIPEDTIGLLQNLQYLNLNYTKLDGDIPDELGKLPNLKYLDLGDNNFSEITENIEKKTIDNFYTYCDIDGNGFRLNEGFHYLKGKLCYYNHAGNRVTGDYKINGQTYQFDEDGFVKNGWEKDDNESFLYYDNGEMEKNKWMFINGKYYYFDQEGKMLKGIQEINGDKYYFSEDGSMLLGWQQIDSEWYYFNDSGKMSYGWIYLGNKTFYFDKTSGKMVTGTDVLIDGQNYSFDNYGHLIKNTWVNDYTYIEPDGTTTYVGGNYTHSATNFNLFKYMTSANNEWSVHYAAIRLHSGITSNNCVYFSSEALRRIGINIPYSTANTYQLENILKNLGFSYSYDLYGLKPGDIVFTAGYTHVYIFMGWDDINTGVAYIVDNQEYENGGNILHRRNILYSTSTTDRATHYFYYAY; this is translated from the coding sequence ATGTTTATAAAAAATCATAAACTAGCGGTTATTATTTTTGCATTTACCATATTTTTATCTGTACCGCATATAGTTTATGCTTCAGCTAAAGTTGATGGACAAGCTGAAACAGAAGAAGAAAATTTCAAGGCAGAAGATAACTGGCTTACTGAAGAAGTTGGTAGACAGCTAAATAAAAGATATGATGAATTAACAAAAGATGATTTCTTAAAAATCACAAAAATCGATTTAAAAAATGAAAGATTAAAATCACATATTCCTGAAGATACAATAGGATTACTTCAAAATCTACAGTATCTTAATTTAAACTATACAAAACTCGATGGAGACATTCCAGACGAACTTGGTAAGCTTCCAAATTTGAAATATCTTGATCTTGGTGATAATAATTTCAGTGAAATTACTGAAAATATAGAAAAGAAAACTATTGATAATTTCTATACATATTGTGATATAGATGGAAATGGTTTTAGATTAAATGAAGGTTTTCATTATTTAAAAGGTAAGCTTTGTTATTATAATCATGCAGGAAACAGAGTAACTGGAGATTATAAAATAAATGGACAAACTTATCAATTTGATGAAGATGGTTTTGTAAAAAATGGCTGGGAAAAAGATGATAATGAATCATTTTTGTATTACGATAATGGCGAAATGGAAAAGAACAAATGGATGTTTATAAATGGAAAGTATTATTATTTTGACCAAGAAGGCAAAATGTTAAAAGGCATTCAAGAAATAAATGGTGATAAATACTATTTTTCTGAAGATGGATCTATGCTTTTAGGATGGCAGCAAATAGATAGTGAATGGTATTATTTTAATGATAGTGGAAAAATGTCATATGGATGGATATATTTAGGGAATAAGACTTTTTATTTTGACAAAACATCTGGTAAAATGGTAACAGGAACAGATGTTTTAATAGACGGACAAAATTATTCTTTTGATAATTATGGACATCTTATAAAAAATACATGGGTTAATGATTATACATATATAGAACCTGACGGAACAACTACATATGTAGGAGGAAATTATACTCATTCAGCTACAAATTTTAACTTATTTAAATATATGACAAGTGCAAACAATGAATGGAGTGTTCATTATGCAGCAATACGTCTTCATAGTGGAATAACATCTAATAATTGTGTTTATTTTTCATCTGAAGCATTAAGAAGAATTGGGATTAATATTCCATATTCAACTGCAAATACATATCAGCTTGAAAATATTCTTAAAAATCTTGGATTTTCATATAGCTATGATTTATATGGATTAAAACCAGGAGATATAGTATTTACTGCAGGATATACTCATGTATATATTTTTATGGGATGGGATGATATAAATACTGGAGTTGCGTATATTGTTGATAATCAAGAATATGAAAATGGTGGTAATATTCTTCATAGAAGAAACATCCTATATTCAACTTCAACAACTGATAGAGCAACACATTATTTTTATTATGCATACTAA
- the hisC gene encoding histidinol-phosphate transaminase produces MSKFWNEEINSIKPYVAGEQPKDKNYVKLNTNENPYPPSCKVLEAMKNALDADLRLYPDPTCRNLIGAISKQYNINKDEVFVGNGSDEILSFAFKTFFSKSKKLLFPDISYSFYPVYAEFYNLDYEKIELDENFELDVNKFKRKNSNVIFPNPNAPTGKYVEREKIISLLENNKDGVVVVDEAYIDFGGKSMSEFIHKYKNLLVIMTFSKSRSLAGLRVGFALGDKELIEGLNRVKNSINSYTLDRIALKGAEEAINDSNYYKNLSLKIQNTRNKYTESLRELGFTVIESKSNFIFAKYKEMEGEYLYKKLKENGVLVRHFNDKRITDYLRITIGTDEEMDILLAKLKFIIN; encoded by the coding sequence ATGAGTAAATTCTGGAATGAAGAAATTAATAGTATTAAGCCATATGTTGCAGGTGAACAGCCTAAAGACAAAAATTATGTTAAGCTAAATACAAATGAAAATCCTTATCCACCATCATGTAAAGTTCTTGAGGCTATGAAAAATGCATTAGATGCTGATCTTAGGCTTTATCCTGATCCAACATGCAGAAATCTTATTGGTGCTATATCAAAACAATATAACATAAATAAAGATGAAGTATTTGTCGGAAATGGATCTGATGAAATATTATCATTTGCTTTTAAGACATTTTTTTCAAAAAGTAAAAAACTTCTTTTTCCCGACATTAGCTATTCATTTTATCCTGTTTATGCAGAATTTTATAATTTAGATTATGAAAAGATAGAATTAGACGAAAATTTTGAACTTGATGTTAATAAGTTTAAAAGAAAAAATTCTAACGTTATTTTTCCAAATCCAAATGCACCAACAGGAAAATATGTAGAGCGAGAAAAAATCATAAGTCTTTTAGAAAATAATAAAGATGGTGTTGTAGTAGTTGACGAAGCATATATTGATTTTGGTGGTAAGTCTATGAGTGAATTCATACACAAATATAAGAATTTATTAGTTATAATGACTTTTTCAAAATCAAGATCTCTTGCAGGCTTAAGAGTTGGGTTTGCTCTTGGCGATAAAGAACTTATTGAGGGGTTAAACAGAGTTAAAAATTCAATAAATTCTTATACATTAGATAGAATTGCTTTAAAAGGTGCAGAAGAAGCAATAAATGATTCTAACTATTATAAAAATTTATCACTTAAAATTCAAAATACACGTAATAAGTATACTGAAAGTTTAAGAGAACTAGGATTTACTGTTATAGAGTCGAAATCAAACTTTATCTTTGCAAAATATAAAGAAATGGAAGGAGAGTATCTTTACAAAAAACTTAAAGAAAATGGTGTACTTGTAAGGCACTTTAACGATAAAAGAATAACAGATTATCTTAGAATAACAATTGGAACAGATGAAGAAATGGATATTCTTTTAGCAAAGTTAAAATTCATAATAAATTGA
- the sigI gene encoding RNA polymerase sigma factor SigI: MLDCVLEDLNIDKNTDINILIDKHMPFIIKSISDVTGRYVSCENDEELSIGLLGFTEAIDRYDMEKGHFLPFAKLVIGSRIKNYLKGENRHTHSSIEDLAEKGIEIKDEYFEKVEDSTLLTDEINELKKEISLCGFTLEDLLNEAPKQKNTRINAISIAEKISKDTEFLPFMYQKHRLPIKKMVSKYGITEKVIKRSKKFIISVVIVLDKNLKGISNFIGK; the protein is encoded by the coding sequence ATGCTTGATTGTGTTTTAGAAGATTTAAATATTGATAAAAACACAGATATCAATATATTAATTGATAAGCATATGCCTTTTATAATTAAAAGTATTTCTGATGTTACAGGAAGATATGTATCGTGCGAAAATGATGAGGAGTTAAGCATAGGACTTTTAGGATTTACAGAAGCAATTGATCGATATGATATGGAAAAGGGACATTTTTTACCTTTTGCAAAACTTGTAATTGGAAGTAGAATAAAAAATTATCTAAAAGGGGAAAATAGGCATACGCATTCATCTATCGAAGATTTAGCTGAAAAAGGAATCGAGATAAAAGATGAATATTTTGAAAAAGTTGAAGATTCTACTTTACTAACTGACGAAATTAATGAGCTCAAAAAGGAAATATCGCTATGTGGATTTACTCTTGAAGATCTTTTAAATGAAGCTCCTAAGCAAAAGAATACAAGAATAAACGCTATAAGCATAGCAGAGAAAATAAGTAAAGATACTGAATTTTTACCTTTTATGTATCAAAAACACAGGCTTCCAATAAAAAAAATGGTTTCGAAATACGGAATTACTGAAAAAGTAATTAAAAGAAGCAAAAAGTTCATTATATCAGTAGTAATAGTGCTTGATAAAAATCTAAAAGGAATAAGTAATTTTATAGGAAAGTAG